A segment of the Nilaparvata lugens isolate BPH chromosome X, ASM1435652v1, whole genome shotgun sequence genome:
gcctggaacagagagagaaacgtatgctatataaacagaagtgatgagaggaaaatGCAGGGAGAGGAAAATGATGAGAGGAAGAAGCAGGCGAAGAGGAAGTTGGTGTTTGGGGACGAGCCTGAGGTTAgcggggaagaggaggaggagtcaatctgctcacaaacaaaggttagtttcaacaaatattattaacttgtgtatgcacagattttttctgtgattgattgttagaaaatctgtgcacatacaagtctttgattattttatatgaatattatttgaaatgattagaatgcaaggaatttgaattatgagatattattgtttaaagtattcgatcatgcataaatgttagcaatatttccttgaactgattagaatgcaaagggaatattatttgaagcaaatagatattattgtttaaagtaatcgattatgcaacaatgttagcaatatttccttgaagtgattagaatgcaaaggaaatattatttgaactgattagaaattattgtttaaagtactcgatcatgcaacaatgttatttcaataactgatattactcactttatgcagagaattCGATGATGACAATTCgatgataatctgatgtagagatctTGATCTGTAGtatgatctgaaacaaataagacactaatcaaatatttttcaacagaaacgagcTGTAATGGACGAGGACTCCTCACTCGTGCCGTTAATGAAGGAGGTGGAGGGTGCGGGAGAGTTGGACTTTGTCCAACTCATAAACAAACCTCTACCCAAACCGTGGATCCCGCTGAGGAGTTGAAGGAGGATCTAGCGTACTGCATCATCGGAGCTCGAGAGGAGACCAATAAACACGGTTGAggtgtaattttaaaaataaggaatgcaggaagcaaatgtgAGGTGTATCTACCTcaaagatttgcttcctgcattagcagagaaaaaatagaacattttaacATCAACTGTAAAAATTATGTGTTGCTAGTAACACATAAGTCGGCAAATTGGttggatataaaaattgttattgcttaacaatttttatatctgtatacatatgacctatgtgttacgaattgtataaatgtatgtatgtgtgaatagatcaataaattgtaatattgtttctataaaaattgttttcaattcttacctgttgttgttgttgttgataagttcgtaatgaatagtagaaacacacagaagaagaaatgctggttcagctgctctgttgtgaatgatatttaaataaggtgactgcgtcttttatagtttgttgcaagcatgctcagtagtctttaccgctatttctctctctctataacctTGACGCGTGCGCTGGATTTCACTACATATCAtcattagataaggaaagtgTAGCATGCATCGAATTCCATTAAGTTAATTGCAGGAGGTGTGTCATTTGGTTCTAATCGTTCGAGCTGATAAGACAAAAAAATGACTGGTTATTTTGATTgcacaagttttaatgaattctcattaaatgaataaattaaatttgaaatttttcttaactgttgggcggaaagcaaaccaattgtattaatttgcaatcaatttaattttacagtataaagatgtagtaatatgcattcactcagtataaagatgtagaaatatggattcactttaactggcagtataggaaggcgggattaaaaaggaactcagtTACTTGTCTGATTTCTCATTCACATGGCTTTCGTAATAGCaaaaaggaatttagaaatatggtgatttgagaataggagataacACATGGGGCCATCTGGCAATCTCTGTCTGCTACTTGTGAGAAGCGAGGGGGGCGTAtcctgctctctctctctctctcttgagacTGGCATTAAGTGTTTAACATCACCATCATGATAAGGAAAGCCCGCATAGCACGCGTTCTTATCCATTAAGTTAATACCATCAACATGTTGATAAGGAAAGTGGGCGTCGTAGCATGCGATGTACTTTCATTGAGCACACACACTTGGCTCTAATCGCTCAAGCTAATAAgatcaaaaatgagtgagaattttgattgcacaagtttcaatgaattctcaattgattTCTCAATTGCACCTAGTCAGGTGCAAAGCAAACCATTATTATAaggcattagatgtagaaatatgcattcactttaatttgacagtagagaatacagattcactttaatttgacagtatagcaaaaaggattcactagtacagtatagcaaaagggatttttttccctcatctagcattcacttcaatctgtcagtatagcattagatgtagaaatatggattcactttaatctgtcaccaagggaatttttccctctcaaagagattttttttccctcatctagcattcactttaatttgacagtatagcattagatgtagaaatatggattcactttaatctgtcagtatagagagggaatttttcctccaaaaagggaaatttttttttccctcacctgggcaaggggaaggggagagagagagagagaaagagatatatctctctcttttcaaccccctcacctccactggacaaggggaaggggaaatctatttttagaaagagagagagagaaagagatatatctctctcttttcaaccccctcaccaccactggacaaggggaagagattagattagattagataagataagataagagattagataagataagataagataagagggagagggagagggagagttagagggggggaggggggaaggGGAAGGGGGAGTTTCAGGGGggtgggggaggggggaggggggagattgcgcaaaaaagcttccttgaaATCTTAGAATTCATCTACTCGTGCAGCGACCTCTATTCAAAGAAAATGCATAATTACTAAGTAAACATGCTTCTATTTATAAACAGGATTTCTTTACATTGATGACTAATACTTTAGTACTGAAAAGCTAACAGCGGAAGccattaaatattatttcttttatGCATAGCCTACCCAACTGATAGATAGGCTATTATGTGAGCTGCATGGAGAAAGAATTCCAGTATAATAATTGAGCAACATATTTATTCATCTTTTATAACTCGAGAACTCTTTAATCAATTTCAGTAATTCTTTCACAGAAAATAAATTTGGGATGTTATGATTATTTTATACGATGCATATGTGTAGTTTATTCCACTCATAAAAAAGTTTGTCGATTACCAACTTTTTCATGTTTTGCGATCCAAATTCACAAACTTGATCCAAGAAATTACTCATTATtatgaaaacaaacaattttttagaaaaaatatacatAACAACGGTTCAGagaagaatcaataaatatgcatgccaaaaaaaattaattccgTTCAATAGTTATTGAACAGATGAGTtgtaaacaaaaaattgaaggttttcaatgaaaatactcATTTAGttacaaattaaaatttatctttaaaatgagtcaatttattaaaaaaatgcaCTGAACAAAAACGATTCCTGACCTATTTtacatcactaattcaatatttctgaagtttttggagatatttttcattttatgactGATGTTTTTAAGACGGATCGAAAAAGCTAGAACAGCCTAAGATTGCTCCACTCCGCCGGGGGCATTCTTTCGCTGGTCATACGGAACAGTATGGGTGGGGAAGTGTGTTGCAGTGTTATACTGTTTACAGATTTGTAAAATGTGGTAAGAATATGCAGAAAAGATAAGAAGGTGAATAATTGTTGTTTACTAACCTCATCGCTTGAGCATTTGTCATGGGTCTTGTGCTCCTTGAGAGCATGGGAAGTCTGTATGTGTTTACGGCCGCTCTCTCTGTCCTGCATTACTTTACGACGAAGGAGACACGTGTAAGAGGCATTCTCGGTTGACACATTCTCGTTACTGCGAGGACGGCCTCTGCCGCGCCTTGTCACTCTGCCAGTCACGCTATTACGGCGCAGACGCAAGCATTGCTGCGTTGGGCCACACAGCTCGCAAGTGGAAAGTgacaccgagctccgctctgccAGGGGAGACTGCAGTTTCTCCAGGTTTACTATCAGCTGGCGGAGATCCTAACACATAAATACATTATGAGtcaattataatgataaaattgtAATTATGGACAGGCCCATGTGAGTGTAGTTTCTATCATTTTGTGAAATAGCCCAAGCATAGAAATAGTTTACTTTAAATTAGTACATTATTTTTCGAAGAAacactgttttatttttgtcgaatccacatttattagatttttaaggacaaatatttgaacaaatttggaTGTGAcaagaataaaactgtgtttttcaattatggagaaattccaccaTATAAATTCCTATTCAACATTACTTTTTAATGATTGTTGTAAATTAGTAATTTTTccgaaataattcaatattattatatcgtcgtataaaatatttgataggTAAAAACAATTAAGTAATAAGTAGTGCCATTTCGTAAGAAAATGTGTAAAGCTGGATTGCCACACACCAAGTAATTGGtaaagtgagaatattattattgccaTGAGTTCAAATAAGATTATTGATACTCGGTAGGTCGTGTCGTGCCGAGTGGGCAgtccaagtttcaagtttttattgggcCAGTTGAACATAGAAGTTACATATAGCCAAGTCACAATTCACATTGCagaaacatacaataaattgcacagctacaatacatacaatagacaataatcaataaaacagATCAGTTGAAGCAAATTTACAATTAGATCAGATAATTTAGTGGTCTCCTGTACTTGGGTATTAATAGacaaaaaaatcattatattaaattgactAGGGTGTTGTGATCAGCAGTAATGAATTCCTCTACTGAGTGAAATGGATTCACAATCAACCAGGATCTAAGTACTtggagaaaacgtttatttggcAAGGATCTAAACTCGAGTTGTTAGCAATGTTGGTCcaatggaaattatattttactgcgcCAGTCACTTTCACTGTCACCGATATTTGGAAATCCAGCTTAATATATACATTGAGTaagtaatatatattatttgttcatgtgcctgtatcaataaatattattattcttagaaTCGAACTTAAGAGaacattgaattgaaataagtaataataaattaggaCACATATTTGTAGGTCATCAGTGACACCTGGAAAAATCGTCATCACCCTGAAAgagaccctgaaattgatcagctgcgacctgaaaactagAGCTGAGAGCAACAGGTTATTCGATATTCATTTACCAAAGATACCAAACTTATTATCTCCAGGGATAGCATACAGAAGTTCCTTAACAGAGTTTAGATAAAAAACCAGCTATAAAGTTGGCGTATTGCATATAATTTAAAgggaatattcattcattcattcattcatcaaatctATTAATTCACAGTTGATTAAAAAGATATGCAAAGATTAGTTGAAGAGTTGATTAATAGACATTAGctattgtcaataaatattataaaacatcAACTAAAACGACTCTCAGCTATATTTGAACTAGACATCCAAGtagaatgaaattgatttttcactctagatatacaaataactgtTATTATACGATACAGAGTATTGGAATTATGGTACTCACCTCTCCATTATCGTCAGCCTTCAACGCAGCGCTTTGACTAGATTGTTCTGTGATACTTTCAGCAGACTGTTTGTTTGCAGGgttgttaattttcaattcgGGGTTGAGCATTTTGGAATCGAGAGGCGAAACTTGATCTAAATTTTTATCTTCACTGATGCAGTTTATGTCCTTTCTATTCGTATTATTCTGTTTCGCAGCCGATTTGTGGTTAATGGCAGAATTCTTGACATGGTCCAAATGAGAAGAATTCGATTCGTTCATTGTCGAATCAAGCTGATGGGCATCGTCAGCAAGCGGGGCATCTCCTGCCCCAATCCCCCCGCCAACTGACGCTGGGTCGACTGGTGGATCCTGGGCTGGTGGGTTGGCTCCTCCTCCCTGTTCTGGCGCATTGGCTCCTCCGTCAGCCTCTGGGTCTCCTCCCATATTTGGTGGTGGGGGCCCATCACCTGGCTCTCCATGTTCCCGCACCTGATGAggttcatcctcctcctcttcttcgtcATCAGTTTCTTCCTCATCATCACTCGAATCATTCCAATCGAAGCTGTCATTGTCCTCTGCTTCATGAGGGAGGCCCATTAAGGGAGGCTCTGGGTATGCTGGGTATGGGTTCATTAAGGGAATATGAGGGTCTGGGACCATAACGGGAGGCTCTGGGTCCATTAAGGGGAAGTCTTGATGTGGGGCCATTAAGAGAGGATCTGGGCCCATTACAtcatcttcttctgcttctggTGCGTCAATAGCCAAGTCGGCGGGTGCGTCTCCAGCATCATCTACCATATGGAATTCACCCATCTCCTCATCAATAGAGTCCACCTCATCCTGCTCTTCTTCAGGGTCTTCCTGATCATCCCCCATAAGTTGATTGATGCCAGCATCCCCCGCACCACCCATATCTATAAACTCAGCAATGATTTCCGGTTCATCATTATTTTGTTCGTTTTGGCCTTCGTTATTTTGATCTTCGTTATTTTGATCTTCATTATTTTGAccttgattttcattatttagaCCTACATCTCCGTTATATCCATCTTGATTAGCATTATTCTGCTCTTCTGCGTGACCTTCGTTATTTTGACCTTCGTTATTTTGAACCTCGTTATTTTGAccttgattttcattatttagaCCTACATCTCCATTATTTCCATCTTGATTAGCATTATTCTGCTCTTCTGCGTGAACAACAGCTTCCACTTCTACTGGCTGTGCTTGTTGCTGAAATATATCTGCATCTAGATCGTCATTCGGTTCATCAGCGTCTTGGCCCACATCATCATCCTTTTTGGGAAGTTTTGTGTCACCGATATGACCGCCTTCACCTTTTGCTACGGTGCTCTCTTCTGGGACGTTCTTAGCCCCGTCTCCAGCGCCTACTTCAACATAACTAGCCTCATCAGCTGCCACTTGTTCAACGCTTTGCACAGGCGGATTCTGATCACCTGCTCCTTCACCGTCCGTGTCTGTATCATCATCCTCCGATTCATCCTCTTCATCGTCgtcatcattgtcatcatcgtcgtcatcatcatcatcgacgtcatcatcctcctcctcttgttcatcatcctcctcctcactgTCATCTTCATCTTGGTTATCATCTGCCGGTTGGTCTCCTTGTCCACCATGTTCATGGGGGTTCTGGGCATTTCCATTTTGGCCGTCATGATCTTCTCCATTGGCATCATTGCCTGAGACAGAGTTGCCAGTTACTCTGCTGCTTGTACTGCCTCTGCTGCAGTCGGGATGTTCGGTATAACCCTCACTTGGAAGATCCTTATTAATATGCATTATGTTTGAACAAGGTTCCAAGACGATTTCCTGTGAAagtcaagaaattgaaaatgatgaatCATTCTGGTATCTTCTGACtagtaatataaattttcaataataacagTAGAATATGTTGAGATATCTGTGTTTTATAAGGAAATTGACCAAAATCACTGCACTATAGCAAGCCTCGTATATTAGAGTAGGTATCAATATTAAGAGCTGTGATtgaagtgagattcacttaatgaagtcagcacctgattaacattctTGCTGCTATCCTCTTCTGTTATTAGACAAGTCAAGTCAAATCAagctttattaaattaaaaataatactttatcaataatatctATTGTTagattctaaataataatttatgtataTAGATTCacaatgataaaatgaaaatatggaATCAGCAAACATGGACACTGATGTGTCTGTGCATTCGCTGGGTTGCAGCCCTACTACACACAGACCTGTAGACTTGTAGGGGTTTCCTTATATACCTTATTTGTAGATGTAAATCTCATTTTGTAAGTAGCTTTCTGGGAAAGAAATTGACTTGATTTTTATTTGCATCAAATGTTTATAATTTGATGTAAGTAAATCAATATACTTCTTAATAATCTTAACATCACCTGTGGCGAGATGTTTAGGCTatcattgatagtaaagtttttaTTGTGTCATAAAAAAGGAATACAGATAGACAATATGCTATTGCGATTGAtcatattgattaaataataagtagcctaagtgaataaattaaaaacatatAAGTGAATACaaaacagatagctctatcctttttaATTGCAGCAGACATACCGGAATCAGCTATCTACTAGAGAAGGCAGTGGTAACGCAGAGAATAGGCAACTATGTAGTCCTATCATTTGCACTCACTTTATAGTGTGTATTTCACTACAGCAAGCCTCGTATATTAGAGTAGATATCGATATTGAGAGCAGTTTTTAATATGAACACCTTAAATATACCTTATACTTATACCCAAACAACTGATGGTTGTAAATtcaaagaaatttattttatacacaGAATTTCATTTACCATGTCGTGTTCATAAGGATCTATCGGTTCAGTCATTTTCTGCCTCTTGGGTTTAGGTGGAGCAGTATTATCTCCTGAATCCGTGCTTGTTCTTGGTTCATCTGACAACGCATGCTACGAATAAAAACAgagaaaatatattacaaaaaaacgTAAAAAGTTATAACTGGAATCGATTAAAGGaaaatagaagctttcaaaCTATAATTGTTGTAGCAGCAATTATAATGagcaaaatagttatttttttaataaacatgGTGGTTCTTCAACTTTTCATGAAAGTGGCAATTCCAAGCTGCCGAAAATCGCCGTGACTTATTGAAAGTCGCACTATATTTCGGCAACTGCATTTTTGGCGAGGATTTTTTCCTAGACGTGATGCCATGTTCTGCGATGGGATTTATAAGCATTAATAAGGACGACGAAACAAAGTTCAAAGCATATTATCGGTCGTGTGAACAGTTTTATGTATCTTGCGTAGTATCATGGGACCAGTCAGAACGGAAGATGGGTGACGCATTAgaaataatgaagagattgTCAATTTTATGGGACCAGAAGATATTGTGTGAGTTATCAAGGCGCAACGGTTAAGGTAGTTGGGGCATGGAATGGTGGGAATGGAGAGTTGCAGGTTACCGCATAGTTTATTGAAAGGCAATATGATTGGTACACGTAGAAGAGGAAGGCCCTGGAGGAGATGGCTGGAGGATGTGAGGGCCGATTTGCGTGTTTAGGGCCTCCAAAGATGGGAGAATGTGGCGTAGAGGAGAGAGGATTGGAGGATAATTGGCCAAGGTCCACATCGGACTGTAGCGCCAATGAAAGTAAGTAAGTAGTTTTATATTATagtaaattttatagaaaagGACTTTAAAGTGACTCATGCAATCAAGTGTAGGTTTCACTAGACCAGTTTCACTAGCGGAAAAAGTAGCACTGACTTTGaggtaattaattaatttgtataatattagtgaaatagagtgataaatttaaaagttatcACAAGAGTTTCTAAGTAAATTACATATTTACATACACAAATTTAAAAGTAACACATATCATGGTATATGAAATAACACTCTAGTTCAAACTTAAACAACTTCAATtgagatattatttattaacagtattaaacaGTTTCAATGAAAGCTTGAACGGTGAAAATGAAACTGACAAAAATCAACTGAATTAGATGAAGTAAAGATTATTAACTAAAAagcaaattaaataaaaaggcTTGACAATAagtttttcatgatgatttgcAATTCACTTATCAATAAGCCTACTAAAAGatcaatcaaaataaattatcaatagttGAAGATCAACAATGTCAGACAATGAATTTATAAGTTGAATGAAGACGAGATGATGGAATGGGAAAAATTGTTCACAATGTGTACGCTCTGTGTCCAGTTTCTATcataaattgttccatcacgtgattagtgcaaaatgttcccatggaacgccatttcataattgttggttcaagcttttggcgcgcacttataaagttgatttactcCAAAATGTGttgtttactagctgcgtgaatgaagaaaggctgttttacaagcTTAcagtctagaaaagtgtgcatttatttcattccattactctcaaattttctatagagaaaaacTCATTTAACAAatcaaacatcattttgttggttatgtattctatggctatgctatggtaaacaaacaagctatcagcgcatgtgcagagaagcaagcagactacaattcaatcgaccaatgagagctctgaTCGTTTGAACTGTAACAATTaggagcttctctttgtctcagaaacagagtaacggccagcaacagtcacagttatagcatcgttattcaaaagtattctttgagtatctatagtgaggtccacgttataatggtagtgtacgatttgcaatggtgttgctatccttgtctcgtTCAACAAATGTAAAAGAGTTGggggttagtttttatttagtatatatttaataatgttctattaggataggttaggtttttgctttaaaattgcaatatgctagaaggggctagggtctaggtggagttatgttttttgatgtttcaaagcaCAGAATTACAAGGAGttttataggagttttctctgtttcaaaggtaaaaggataggttaggcggttgggattttgctttgaatcacatgtttgtgaacatgttcatgaaatggaactggtttctggtacagaatctgtcaaaattccatGGGACGCGGAAttttttacctggtaaattatgaatcggacaatttaccacattctatGTACCCAGAACGGGCTCAATGTAACATGTATAATAATAGATGGATTGTAGTATAAATAATGTAGTAGAAAATAGTGAGTAAGCTACCTTTCTAGCACCGTGAGTTTCCTTCTTGTCTGTATGAGTCACCATTTGGCTAGATGACGCTTGACTATAGTCAATCTGTGACGATTCCTGAGTGGGACTTTCTTTCTTTACTTTTAACGAGCTTTCTTCTATCTTAACATCTGACTGCGCAACATCAATCTGTAAATACAAACATTCTCATTCAAACGTATCTCACAGAAGacaaaataaaagaagaaaacataatttcaaagatgaatgtttgaaaaaatacaatgaaaataaatacagtacattaataaaaaataaatacattgaaaaataccGCATTTAATACGGTATTGATCAATTACATTAGTTCAAATGCATCCAACACATTTGCATTCTTAGTTCTATCTTCACATTTTAGTCGAATTTCATATTGGTTCATCAAACTACAAATGATAGAACAAATTGTTTCCTACTTTCATAAATTTTAATCCTTCTAATTTTAATAATGTTCTAGTtatttagttgaatttctaGTCTGATCAATCTTTGGAGAATGAGAATGATGTTAAAAATAGTGATTCACTTTCAGAGATGATAATAGGTTGTTGCGTCTTCGCAAATATTGAGATGCTTTAAAAAGGGAAGGTGACTGAGATCATCAATTAACTGATTAATTTACTCACATTCGATGCTGTGTTGCAGTCAGCTGTAGTCTCCTCATCGTCGTTTTTCTCGATTTTAATAGTAGGTTTAGGATCGGCCATTTCCTTTGGATTGTACATGGTCCAAACCAATTAGATCACTatgaagagaaataaataagtttgaATATAACCACGTTATTTCTCAGTACAGAAAGAATCGCTTTACAATAAATCAAGAAAAACTAATGGTGGTTAAGAATTGATGAAAACATTTCGATTATATGCATGATTAATCATCATCAATGCTGAGtaaatacaatttttacaatataactAAACAGAAAACCGAGCACAACTcatgaattataaatttcacaCATTCTGATTGAATTTAACAGATTAAAGTTCTCATTGAGAATGACAACAGTACATCACAGTTAAGGGCAATAAGGGTAATATAATAGATCATGTACAAAAATTCATCTTTCTGAAGGGTTATTCAAGCACGTTCAAGCGAAGCTGCATTATGATATTGATATCCTCTAGGAAGAAAACCatggaatgaaaaataataaacatttaattTGCAATTAGAAGGCATACCAAGAGCGGCAGCATAATATGAGGAAAATCTTTAAATACTGTTGAATAACGTAGAGGTATATCagcgaaaaataataaatctaaTCACTGCC
Coding sequences within it:
- the LOC111054525 gene encoding uncharacterized protein DDB_G0290685-like, producing the protein MYNPKEMADPKPTIKIEKNDDEETTADCNTASNIDVAQSDVKIEESSLKVKKESPTQESSQIDYSQASSSQMVTHTDKKETHGARKHALSDEPRTSTDSGDNTAPPKPKRQKMTEPIDPYEHDMEIVLEPCSNIMHINKDLPSEGYTEHPDCSRGSTSSRVTGNSVSGNDANGEDHDGQNGNAQNPHEHGGQGDQPADDNQDEDDSEEEDDEQEEEDDDVDDDDDDDDDNDDDDEEDESEDDDTDTDGEGAGDQNPPVQSVEQVAADEASYVEVGAGDGAKNVPEESTVAKGEGGHIGDTKLPKKDDDVGQDADEPNDDLDADIFQQQAQPVEVEAVVHAEEQNNANQDGNNGDVGLNNENQGQNNEVQNNEGQNNEGHAEEQNNANQDGYNGDVGLNNENQGQNNEDQNNEDQNNEGQNEQNNDEPEIIAEFIDMGGAGDAGINQLMGDDQEDPEEEQDEVDSIDEEMGEFHMVDDAGDAPADLAIDAPEAEEDDVMGPDPLLMAPHQDFPLMDPEPPVMVPDPHIPLMNPYPAYPEPPLMGLPHEAEDNDSFDWNDSSDDEEETDDEEEEEDEPHQVREHGEPGDGPPPPNMGGDPEADGGANAPEQGGGANPPAQDPPVDPASVGGGIGAGDAPLADDAHQLDSTMNESNSSHLDHVKNSAINHKSAAKQNNTNRKDINCISEDKNLDQVSPLDSKMLNPELKINNPANKQSAESITEQSSQSAALKADDNGEDLRQLIVNLEKLQSPLAERSSVSLSTCELCGPTQQCLRLRRNSVTGRVTRRGRGRPRSNENVSTENASYTCLLRRKVMQDRESGRKHIQTSHALKEHKTHDKCSSDEITEEDANKDAGEWKLPKRTSKSLDLIIPSFLE